One Glycine max cultivar Williams 82 chromosome 3, Glycine_max_v4.0, whole genome shotgun sequence DNA window includes the following coding sequences:
- the LOC102668363 gene encoding uncharacterized protein, with amino-acid sequence MPFGEALQQMPFYSKFLKDLLTKKNKYIYSDTIVVEGNCSAVIQRILPLKHIDLGSVTTPCSIGVVSIGKALINLGASINLMSLSMCRRLGELEIMPTKMTLQLTDHSITRPYRVIEDVLVRVKHFTFPTNFVVIDIKEDSEIPLILGRPFMLTASCVVDTGKKKLEMGIDNKKINFDLFEEEKQMLDQNVCTEMNEVEEEKVLKVGTKFDPDP; translated from the coding sequence ATGCCCTTTGGAGAGGCCTTACAGCAGATGCCATTCTACTCAAAGTTCCTGAAAGATTTGCTAACCAAAAAGAACAAGTACATATATAGTGATACCATTGTTGTGGAGGGAAATTGTAGTGCAGTGATTCAACGAATCCTTCCACTGAAGCACATAGATCTTGGAAGTGTCACTACACCATGCTCTATTGGTGTTGTGTCTATTGGAAAAGCTCTCATTAACTTGGGAGCTAGTATAAATTTAATGTCACTCTCTATGTGCAGGAGGTTAGGAGAGTTGGAAATTATGCCAACCAAGATGACACTTCAATTAACAGATCATTCTATTACCAGGCCGTATAGAGTGATTGAGGATGTTTTGGTTCGAGTAAAGCATTTCACTTTCCCAACTAATTTCGTTGTAATTGACATCAAAGAGGACTCTGAGATCCCTTTGATCTTGGGACGTCCTTTCATGTTAACTGCCAGCTGTGTGGTAGATACGGGAAAGAAGAAGCTGGAGATGGGTATTGATAATAAGAAGATCAACTTTGACTTGTTTGAGGAAGAAAAGCAGATGCTAGACCAAAATGTCTGTACTGAGATGAATGAAGTTGAGGAGGAGAAGGTTCTGAAGGTTGGAACCAAGTTTGACCCTGATCCATAA